Part of the Desulfohalovibrio reitneri genome is shown below.
AGGGGAAAATGCCCAGCCACTATGCGGGAAGGGCGTCCTGGCGGTCAATCGGCGTGTTGCTTGCGCAGTCCGGGCAGCAGCAGACTCCAGGCGAAGCGCGCCTGGGCCAGGGGGTCGAACTCCCCGGCCGTGATCGAGGCCAGCAGGGCCGGTCCGGCCTGGCTGGAGACCAGGCAGGTGGCCGCGCGGCCTGGGGAGATGTCCCAGCGCGCCTCGCCCTCGGCCTGGGCGCGGCGAAGCAGGTCGGCCACCTCGCCGATGAGCCCGCGAAGCACGGCCAGCTGGCGGCGGCGGTGCTCCCCGTCCGCGCGGGCGGCGGGGTCGGCGAAGAGCAGCTCGGCCAGGGCCGGGGTGGCGGCCACTTCCCCGGCCAGCCCCTCCAGCAGCAGCCCGAGCCGGTCCAGGGCGGAACCGTGCGCCTCCGTAGCCAGCCGCCGCTGGTTTTCAATGCGCTTCTCCGCCTCCTCCAGCATGGCCAAACCCAGTCCCTCGCGGCCGGGAAAGTGCCGGTACAACGCCGAGGGAACCACCCCGCACCGCTCGGCCACGGCCGCCAGGGTCACGCCGGCCAAACCGCGCTCCGAGGCCACGTCCAGTGCCGCCCGGGCCATTTCCGCGCGTCTGCCACTCATGTGAAACCCCCTTCACCGTGAAGATTGATTCACAGTGGCACGGTGCGGCCAGGGTGTCAAAAGGGAGCGGCCCGCCTCCCCCATATGGGGAAGCGGGCCGCTCGAGGAGGGGCGGATGGAGGAAAGGGTTAGGCGGCCAGGGAGGAGTCGCCCATGTGGACCCCGGCGGTCACTTCGCGCACGCCCTCGACGTTCATGGCGATGGCGCGGACCTTGCGGGCCACGGTCTCCTCGGCCAGCAGGGGGGCTTCCACGCTGATGTAGCAGTGGCCTTCCTCGCAGCGGGCGCGCACCTTGTCGAAGGAGCGCAGCACCTCGGCCTCGGCGCGGGCGGCCAGGGCCTTGTCCTCGAGGGTGCGGAAGGTCTCGCCGGTTTCTTCGAAGGCCTTGTGCCCGGCCAAGTCGACGATGGTTTCCACGGCTTCGTCCACGCTCATGGAGGAGAGGTTGATGACCAAGTCGTAGAAGTTCACATCGTGGTTGTCCACGCCGTAGATGGCCATGGACCACTCGCGGCGGGCCTCGTCCAGCTTCTCCAGGCGGCGGCGGGCGGTCTCCTCGGTCAGGCCTTCGCGGCGCATCTCCTCGCGCACGCGGTCGTCCATGGAGGCCACCAGGCGCACCTTCAGCGCGCCGGGAACGTCCTGCAGGAAGGCGTGTCCGGCCAGGCCGTGGTAGACCACGCCGCCGGAGCGCATGCGCTCGAAGAAGGCGGCCTTGAAGAAGGCCAGGTGCCGGTCCTTGTTGGAGAACAGGGCGCGCAGACCGCGGGGGTTCTCGCTCAGTGCGCTCTCGATGCGCTTTTCGGGCACGTCGAACTTCTGGGCGGCCTCCAGGATGACCTCGCGGGCCACGTTGTCGAAGCCGAGGGCCTCGGAGACGCGGCGGGCGATTTCCTGGCCGTGGCTGTATGAATCGCGGGAAATGCTGATGATGGACATATGCTTTGTGCTCCTCGCTTGGGTTTCGTTGGTGGTGCCTCTCCTTTAGCAAGGCTGGTGCCAACACCGCTATGAGCACGTAAGAATCTGAAATGATGTGATTATTGTTTTTTGGGCTTGCTGGAGCGGGATGCGTCGCGATGCGATGTGCAACGCAGTGGCCTCGGCGTTGCCAAGAAAGGTATATATTTCATGATCTTGTTGGTTTGTGTTGCGGAAAGAAGCGGTGTGTTGCCAAGCGCATCATTCGCCCTGGCCGTTCTCCTGCCGCTTGAGCTTGCGCCACAGCGAGGCCCTGTTGATGCCGAGTATTTTGGCCGCTTCGGTCTTCTTGCCGTCCACCGCGCCCAGCACCCGCTGGATGTAGCGCCGCTCCATCTCCGCCAGGGAGGGCATGGCCTCGGGCGAGTCCGGCACCTCAAGGCAGGAGGGCTGGTCGCGCAGGGAGCGTGGCAGGTGGTCCAGGGTGATGGTGGGGCCGTCGCAGAGGATGATGGCCCGCTCCAGCAGGTTCTCCAGCTCGCGCACGTTGCCCGGAAAAGGGTGGGAGAGCAGTGCGCCCATGACCTCGTCCGAGACGCGCTCCACGTTTTTGCCGAACTCCGCGCCGTACTTGTCCAGGAAATAGCGCACGAACAAGGGGATGTCGTCGCGCCGCTCCCGCAGAGGGGGAATGCGCAGGGTGAAGACGTTGAGGCGGTAGTACAGGTCCTCGCGGAAGGAGCCGGATTCGGCGTCCGCAGCCAGGTCGCGGTTGGTGGCCGCCAGCACCCGCACGTCCATGGGGATCTCCTCGGTGCCGCCCACGCGGATGAAGGCGCGTTCCTGCAGTACGCGCAAAAGCTGCACCTGCATGGAGGGAGAGGTGTCGCCGATCTCGTCCAGCATGAGGGTGCCGCCCTCGGCCGCCTCGAACAGCCCCTTGCGTGTGTGGCTGGCTCCGGTGAAGGCCTCCCGCTCGTGGCCGAACAGCTCGTTGGAGAGCAGTTCCTCGGACAGCGCGCCACAGTTCACCGCCAGGAATTTGCGGTCGGCGCGGGGGCTCATCTGATGGATCATGCGCGCCACCAGTTCCTTGCCCGCGCCTGTCTCGCCGGTGATGAGCACGGTGCAGTCCAGGGGGGCCACCCGCCGCATGGACTTTTTCAGCCGCTGGATGGCCGGGGAGCGGCCGATGAGCTTGGGGCCGGTGCGGCTGCCAAGCATTTCCCGCAGTTCGTTGACCTCGATGGTCAGCATGCGCTTTTCCATGGCCTTCTGGGCCAGGGCGGCCATTTCCTCCGCCTTGAAGGGCTTGGAAAGGTAGTGGAAGGCTCCGTGCTTGATGGCCGTGACCGCCTCGCTCACCGAGGGGTCGCCGGTGACGATGATGACCTCCACGTCCGGCCGGATGGCCTTGACCCGGGTCATGGCCTCCACCTCGTCGGTGGCCGGGTCGCGCGTGTTGATGAGGACCAGGTCGAACTCGTCCCGCTCCAGGCGCGACAAGGTCCGGTTCAACTCCAGCTCCATGTCCACCTGGTGTCCAAGCGAGGTCAGGACCTCGATGAGCCGCTCCAGGCAGACCGGGTCGTCATCATAGATGAGGATGCGGCCTTGCATCCGGGCAAAGTACGACCGGAATCCGCTTTTGGGAAGGGATGCGGCTCAGGGAATGGGAGGGATTGTCTTGAGGAAGGCGCACAACGAGGTGGGCGTGCCCCGCAGGCCCAGCTTGCGGCGGATGGAGCGGCGGTGGGTCTGGATGGTGTCGAAGGTTACGCCCAGTTCGCGCGCGGCTTCGCGGCTGCTGGCCCCGCCCTGCACCAGGCGGCAGACGTCGATTTCCGCCGGGGTGAGGCAGAGAAGCCGCGCGTCCAGGGAGGTGGAGCCGCCCTGGGCCAGCCCCAGCAGGCTGTCGGTCAGGGCGCGCCGGTAGCCCGCCCGGCGGGAGCGGTCCGGCTCGTCCACGATGCGGCGGATGACCGGCAGCACCTCCCGCTCCACCCTGCCGGCCAGGTCGCGGCGGAAATCGCGCTCCGCCTCGCCCGTGGCCGAGAGCACGTTGCGCAGGGTGACTTCCATGTCCTCGGCCCGGCCGCGCTGCTCGGCCAGCTCGTCCTCCAGCCGCAGCCGCTCGCTGCGGTCGCGCACAAGAAGATGGAAGGAGTCGGACCGCTCCAGGTCCAGCCGCGAGGCCGCGGCTCTGGCGGAAAAGGAACCGTCAGGGCCAAGACCCTCCAGATCCAGGGCGGTGCGCTCCCCGGGCTGAAGCCGATGCAGCCGCCCGGCGGCCTCGTCCGCGCCCTCGGCCAGCAGGTCGCGCAGATTCAGGCCGCGCAGGGAGGGGGCCTTGCCCCGGAAGAGGCGGCGGGCGGACCGGTTGGCGGCAACCACGGTCAGGTCGGCGTCCAGCAGCAGGATGGCCTCGGCCGCGTGGCGGAACAGGGAGAGGTAGAGGCGTTCGGACTCGCCCAGGGCCTGGTCCGGGTCCTCGAAGGCCTCGGGCCGCTCGGCCAGGGGGCGGCCCGCACCAGGGCCAGTTCCACCGCGTCCGCCCGCCGCCGCAGTTCCCGCAGGGCGGCGGGGTCGCCGTCCAGGGCGTCCTCAAGGCAGGCCAGCAATGCCTTGGCCGTGGCCAGCCGTTCCTCCGGCCCGCCCGGTTCGGCCACCCGCGCCAGCCCGGCCCGCGCCGCCGTGGGGTCCGGGGGCCGGAGGGGCCGAACAGGGTCGCCAGGGCCTGGCCCAGTTCCTCCGCGCCCACGGCCAGGGCCTCGATCCCTTGGGCGTCGGCCCGGGCGCGCCATGTTTCCAGCAGCCGCTCCGGCCCGGCCAGCAGATCGTCCAGTTCCCGCGTCATGGCGGGCATCCTAGCCTCTCAAGGTCCGGACAACAACACGGGCGCTCCCATAAACCAGGATGCGCGGATTGATGGAAAAGGGCGTCATGGAGCGGCGTCTCATTGTGCCACGTTGGGGATGAGGGTCTCGCAGCGGGGGCAGTAGGTGGCCATCTCCTCCTGCAGGCCCGCCTCGTCCAGCCCTTTGCGGATGTCCTCGGGGTAGTCGCCCCTGCGGACGCGCCCGGAGCACAGGGGCATGCGGCAGCTGGGGCACTGGTGCATGTGGATGAATACCATCACCCCCTGGTGGTGAAAGAATCTGGCGGCGTTGCCGCAGATGGCGCAGCGCATGTCCGCCCCTCCTCGTGGCGATTCTGGCAGGCTACGCCGGGAGGAATCCCGGCGGAAATGATATTTCCCCACGAAAAAAGGCCCCCGCCTGGGCGGGGGCCTCGGGTGTGGTCAGATTGTTCGGGCCGGGGCTAGATCTTGCAGGCGGTGCGCAGGTCGGCGGTCGCGTCCTTCTTCTCCCAGGTGAACTCGGGCAGCTCGCGGCCGAAGTGGCCGTAGTTGGTGGTCAGGCGGTAGATGGGCCGCTTGAGCTTGAGCCGCTCGGTGATGAAGTAGGGGCGCAGGTCGAAGACCTCGCGGATGGCCTTGGTCAGGGTCTCGTCGGACACCTGGCCGGTGCCGTAGGTTGTGGCCAGCACGGACACGGGATCGGCCACGCCGATGCAGTAGGCGATCTGCACTTGGCACTTCTCGGCCAGCCCGGCGGCCACGATGTTCTTGGCGATGTAGCGGGCCATGTAAGCGGCCGAGCGGTCCACCTTGGAGGGGTCCTTGCCGGAGAAGGCGCCGCCGCCGTGGGTTCCGGCCCCGCCGTAGGTGTCGTTGATGATCTTGCGCCCGGTCAGGCCGCAGTCGCCCATGGGGCCGCCCACCACGAACCGGCCGGTGGTGTTGATGTAGATCTGGGTCTTGTCGTCCATCAGCTCCTTGGGCAGCACGTGCTTGATGACCTCGGCCCGGATGCCGTCGGAGATGTCCTGGTAGGCCACGTTGGCGGTGTGCTGCGAGGAGATGACCACGTTGTCGATGCGGGATGGCTTGCCGTCCACGTACTCCATGGCCACCTGCGTCTTGCCGTCGGGCCGCAGGAAGGGAAGGATGCCCTCCTTGCGCACATAGGTCAGCCGCCGCGAGAGCTTGTGCGACCAGTAGATGGGCGAGGGCATGAGGGTATCGGTCTCGTTGCAGGCGAAGCCGAACATCATGCCCTGGTCGCCCGCGCCCTGTTCCTCGGGGGACTTGCGGTTGACGCCCTGGGCGATGTCCGGGGACTGCTTGTCGATGGTGG
Proteins encoded:
- a CDS encoding sigma-54-dependent transcriptional regulator, coding for MQGRILIYDDDPVCLERLIEVLTSLGHQVDMELELNRTLSRLERDEFDLVLINTRDPATDEVEAMTRVKAIRPDVEVIIVTGDPSVSEAVTAIKHGAFHYLSKPFKAEEMAALAQKAMEKRMLTIEVNELREMLGSRTGPKLIGRSPAIQRLKKSMRRVAPLDCTVLITGETGAGKELVARMIHQMSPRADRKFLAVNCGALSEELLSNELFGHEREAFTGASHTRKGLFEAAEGGTLMLDEIGDTSPSMQVQLLRVLQERAFIRVGGTEEIPMDVRVLAATNRDLAADAESGSFREDLYYRLNVFTLRIPPLRERRDDIPLFVRYFLDKYGAEFGKNVERVSDEVMGALLSHPFPGNVRELENLLERAIILCDGPTITLDHLPRSLRDQPSCLEVPDSPEAMPSLAEMERRYIQRVLGAVDGKKTEAAKILGINRASLWRKLKRQENGQGE
- a CDS encoding TetR/AcrR family transcriptional regulator encodes the protein MSGRRAEMARAALDVASERGLAGVTLAAVAERCGVVPSALYRHFPGREGLGLAMLEEAEKRIENQRRLATEAHGSALDRLGLLLEGLAGEVAATPALAELLFADPAARADGEHRRRQLAVLRGLIGEVADLLRRAQAEGEARWDISPGRAATCLVSSQAGPALLASITAGEFDPLAQARFAWSLLLPGLRKQHAD
- the metK gene encoding methionine adenosyltransferase, which gives rise to MITCDGTYLFTSESVTEGHPDKVADTISDAVLDALLDQDPNSRVACETLVTTGMALIAGEITSEGYADFPDIVRSTIKDIGYTSSDMGFDYETCAVLSTIDKQSPDIAQGVNRKSPEEQGAGDQGMMFGFACNETDTLMPSPIYWSHKLSRRLTYVRKEGILPFLRPDGKTQVAMEYVDGKPSRIDNVVISSQHTANVAYQDISDGIRAEVIKHVLPKELMDDKTQIYINTTGRFVVGGPMGDCGLTGRKIINDTYGGAGTHGGGAFSGKDPSKVDRSAAYMARYIAKNIVAAGLAEKCQVQIAYCIGVADPVSVLATTYGTGQVSDETLTKAIREVFDLRPYFITERLKLKRPIYRLTTNYGHFGRELPEFTWEKKDATADLRTACKI
- a CDS encoding AAA family ATPase; translated protein: MSIISISRDSYSHGQEIARRVSEALGFDNVAREVILEAAQKFDVPEKRIESALSENPRGLRALFSNKDRHLAFFKAAFFERMRSGGVVYHGLAGHAFLQDVPGALKVRLVASMDDRVREEMRREGLTEETARRRLEKLDEARREWSMAIYGVDNHDVNFYDLVINLSSMSVDEAVETIVDLAGHKAFEETGETFRTLEDKALAARAEAEVLRSFDKVRARCEEGHCYISVEAPLLAEETVARKVRAIAMNVEGVREVTAGVHMGDSSLAA
- a CDS encoding helix-turn-helix domain-containing protein codes for the protein MVAANRSARRLFRGKAPSLRGLNLRDLLAEGADEAAGRLHRLQPGERTALDLEGLGPDGSFSARAAASRLDLERSDSFHLLVRDRSERLRLEDELAEQRGRAEDMEVTLRNVLSATGEAERDFRRDLAGRVEREVLPVIRRIVDEPDRSRRAGYRRALTDSLLGLAQGGSTSLDARLLCLTPAEIDVCRLVQGGASSREAARELGVTFDTIQTHRRSIRRKLGLRGTPTSLCAFLKTIPPIP